The Neorhizobium sp. NCHU2750 genome has a window encoding:
- a CDS encoding TonB-dependent siderophore receptor, whose amino-acid sequence MASASFTPAEAQQPAAKSERSATLHYTIAAGPLGSAIIRFGDQAGVQVLYRAALVEGKTTQGLSGSYTPAEALSHLLSGTGLSFSFSNANTVTLAPVGKSADASGTDPATTLAPITITTAKDGTTGYVATRSMGGMKTDTPLIETPASVSVVTRQQITDQAAKSISQALRYTPGIVAEQRGVNEDSLEYLYSRGFQANTYLDGLLIPFTGFNITTRDAYLIDSIESIRGPASVLYGQTPPGGIVDVRTKQPLDTPYHDVFVETGNHDRLQSGFDFGGPVAGTDDLYYRLVATGLTTHTQTDFVDQKRFAIAPSFTLKPDEDTKLTVTANYQRDPNAGAFNYVPAVGTVLPGVVSIPRSFNTGDPGYDSYSKTEASIGYAFEHRFNDVWQVKQNFRYLYNDQNIRHVGDGSSYDSTGTELNRVAYNNFGTVNAYTVDNQAIATFDTGPLSHQALFGFDYQYIQYNHHLYYGGITDPASPPLSITDPEYYQPIPTPTFMLGTSNKTRTEQEGLYAQDQVKLGNATLVGSLRQDWAQTNIVSYKDGSVTDQDADALTGRVGLIYNFENGLAPYISYSTSFQPQSGTTDTGAALNPTKGKQIEVGLKYQPTGWDSYVTGSLFDLRQTNVTVSNSLYPGSVTQTGEIRSRGFEFEAHAFLTDDLQAIASYTYNDVKNTRATASIQDNAPAGIPSNMASLWLSYDMPDTMVPGLKVMGGTRFVGKSYGDPANSFKVPSYTLFDAGIQYDFSKVMPSAKGLTASLNVTNLFDKTYATCTTLVYCTYGDGRSVFASLHYTW is encoded by the coding sequence ATGGCGTCAGCGTCTTTTACGCCGGCTGAAGCACAGCAACCGGCGGCCAAGAGCGAGCGCTCGGCTACCCTCCACTATACGATTGCGGCCGGGCCACTGGGTTCGGCCATCATCCGGTTTGGCGATCAGGCTGGTGTTCAGGTTCTTTATCGGGCTGCCCTCGTCGAGGGGAAGACGACACAGGGCCTTTCTGGAAGTTACACGCCGGCGGAGGCCTTGAGCCATCTTCTGTCGGGGACGGGCCTGTCCTTCAGCTTCTCCAACGCCAATACGGTGACCCTCGCCCCAGTCGGCAAGTCGGCGGATGCGAGCGGCACTGACCCGGCAACCACGCTTGCGCCGATCACAATCACGACCGCGAAAGATGGCACGACAGGCTATGTCGCGACCCGCTCCATGGGCGGTATGAAGACCGATACGCCACTGATCGAAACGCCCGCTTCGGTCTCGGTCGTCACGCGCCAGCAGATCACCGACCAGGCCGCCAAGAGCATCTCCCAGGCGCTCCGCTATACGCCCGGCATCGTCGCGGAACAGCGCGGCGTCAACGAAGATTCCCTTGAATATCTCTATAGCCGGGGGTTCCAGGCAAACACCTATCTCGACGGCCTGCTGATCCCTTTCACTGGCTTCAATATCACGACGCGGGACGCCTATCTTATCGACAGTATCGAAAGCATCCGCGGTCCGGCCTCCGTACTTTACGGTCAGACCCCGCCCGGCGGCATTGTCGACGTGCGCACCAAACAGCCGCTCGATACGCCTTACCATGACGTCTTCGTCGAGACCGGCAACCATGACCGGTTGCAGAGCGGCTTCGACTTCGGCGGGCCGGTCGCGGGGACCGACGATCTCTATTATCGCCTCGTTGCAACGGGTCTGACGACCCATACGCAGACCGATTTCGTCGATCAGAAGCGTTTCGCCATCGCCCCTTCGTTCACGCTGAAACCGGACGAAGATACCAAGCTGACCGTCACCGCAAACTACCAGCGGGATCCCAACGCCGGCGCCTTCAATTATGTTCCAGCCGTGGGCACCGTGCTTCCCGGCGTGGTTTCCATTCCAAGGTCGTTCAACACTGGCGATCCGGGCTATGATTCCTACAGCAAGACCGAGGCATCGATCGGCTATGCCTTCGAGCATCGTTTCAACGACGTGTGGCAGGTGAAACAGAATTTCCGCTACCTCTACAACGACCAGAACATCCGCCATGTCGGCGACGGATCGAGTTACGATTCCACCGGCACAGAGCTCAATCGGGTCGCCTACAACAATTTCGGCACGGTCAACGCCTATACGGTCGACAACCAGGCAATCGCCACCTTCGACACCGGGCCTTTGAGCCATCAGGCCCTCTTCGGCTTCGACTACCAGTACATCCAGTACAATCACCACCTCTATTACGGTGGCATTACCGATCCGGCATCGCCACCGCTCAGCATCACCGACCCTGAATATTATCAGCCCATCCCGACACCGACCTTCATGCTGGGCACCTCGAACAAGACGCGCACCGAGCAGGAAGGCCTTTATGCGCAGGATCAGGTCAAGCTCGGTAACGCGACCCTCGTCGGCAGCTTGCGGCAGGACTGGGCGCAGACGAACATCGTGTCCTACAAGGATGGAAGCGTCACCGACCAGGACGCCGATGCGCTGACCGGCCGTGTCGGCCTGATCTACAATTTCGAAAACGGCCTCGCGCCCTATATCAGCTACTCAACCTCGTTCCAGCCGCAATCCGGCACGACGGACACCGGAGCGGCGCTCAACCCGACAAAAGGCAAGCAGATCGAAGTCGGTCTCAAGTATCAGCCGACGGGATGGGACAGCTATGTCACGGGATCGCTGTTCGACCTGCGCCAGACGAACGTCACCGTATCGAACTCTCTTTATCCCGGCTCGGTGACGCAGACGGGCGAGATCCGCTCGCGCGGCTTCGAATTCGAGGCGCATGCCTTCCTGACCGATGACCTGCAGGCGATTGCCAGCTACACCTATAACGACGTCAAGAACACGCGTGCCACGGCATCGATTCAGGACAATGCGCCGGCGGGCATCCCCTCCAACATGGCGTCGCTATGGCTCTCCTACGACATGCCCGACACCATGGTTCCGGGCCTGAAGGTCATGGGCGGCACGCGCTTCGTGGGCAAGAGCTATGGCGACCCTGCCAACAGCTTCAAGGTGCCGTCCTACACGCTGTTTGATGCCGGCATTCAATATGACTTCTCGAAAGTCATGCCGAGCGCGAAGGGCCTGACGGCATCGCTCAACGTCACCAATCTTTTCGACAAGACCTACGCAACCTGCACGACGCTCGTCTATTGCACCTATGGTGATGGACGCAGTGTCTTCGCCAGCCTGCATTACACATGGTAA
- a CDS encoding ABC transporter substrate-binding protein, translated as MLALPAFWLGSALSARAAPQQGEAATRIASLNWAMSETLYALGIKPVCAAEINGYDRLVGYPATPEGVPDVGFQGDPNLEFLSSLKPDLILIQSWQAMARPALERFARVESFSIYNRGQGDPVDAAREAATRISALAGCPDKGEALLIGTDTIFRDCATRLNRNGDRAVLLVQALSPTNLVVFTGGSLFDSVMKRIGLTNAWSRPPTLLWGSTQIGVDALADYPDADIVWMASPDGGTSQALFKSDLWRQLPQVANGAVRQLPLVWGFGALPTAERFARLITAQLTGIAG; from the coding sequence TTGCTGGCTCTGCCTGCTTTCTGGCTCGGATCGGCGCTGTCCGCAAGGGCAGCGCCGCAGCAAGGGGAGGCGGCAACCCGTATCGCCTCGCTCAACTGGGCCATGAGCGAAACCCTCTATGCCCTGGGCATAAAGCCGGTTTGCGCCGCCGAAATCAACGGCTATGACCGGCTCGTCGGCTATCCTGCGACACCTGAAGGTGTGCCGGATGTCGGGTTCCAAGGCGATCCCAATCTCGAATTCCTGTCCAGCCTGAAACCTGACCTCATCCTTATCCAGTCCTGGCAGGCCATGGCACGCCCGGCTCTGGAGCGGTTTGCCCGCGTCGAGAGCTTCTCGATCTATAACCGCGGCCAGGGCGATCCCGTCGATGCCGCACGCGAGGCCGCCACACGGATCTCGGCACTGGCCGGTTGCCCGGACAAGGGCGAAGCCCTGCTCATCGGGACGGACACTATCTTCCGCGATTGTGCAACACGGCTGAACCGGAATGGCGATCGTGCGGTTCTGCTGGTGCAGGCCCTGTCACCGACCAATCTCGTCGTCTTCACCGGCGGCAGCCTGTTCGACAGCGTGATGAAGCGTATCGGCCTTACAAATGCATGGTCCCGTCCACCGACCTTGCTATGGGGAAGCACCCAGATTGGCGTGGATGCCCTGGCCGACTATCCGGATGCGGACATCGTCTGGATGGCATCGCCCGATGGAGGTACCTCCCAGGCACTTTTCAAAAGTGACCTATGGAGGCAGCTTCCGCAGGTGGCGAATGGCGCCGTCCGCCAATTGCCGCTGGTCTGGGGGTTTGGCGCACTGCCGACCGCCGAGCGCTTTGCTAGACTGATCACCGCACAACTGACGGGGATTGCGGGATG